One Glycine soja cultivar W05 chromosome 2, ASM419377v2, whole genome shotgun sequence genomic region harbors:
- the LOC114385543 gene encoding ACT domain-containing protein ACR4-like: MDCWYSPLPLHDEFEKLVIRMNPPRVAVDNISSRTDTVIKVDSANKRGSLLEVVQVLTDMNLSVRRAYISSDGEWFMDVFHVTDPNGKKFMQDDVADRIQQSLGPRASSFRSLRRSVGVQAEAEHTTIELTGRDRPGLLSEVFAVLADLKCNVVAAEVWTHNSRMASVVYITDEATGLSIDDPDRLAKIKQLLLYVLKGDIDKKSANTAVSVGSTHKDRRLHQLMYADRDYDVDDGDSGSTSDRNKLLVTVDDCIDKGYTVVNLRCPDRPKLLFDTVCTLTDMQYVVYHGTVIAEGPEAYQEYYIRHVDGSPISSEAERQRVIHCLEAAIRRRTSEGIKLELCGEDRVGLLSDVTRIFRENGLSVNRAEVTTRGTQAMNVFYVTDVSGNPVNSETIEAVRKEIGLTILHVKDDVCSKPPPQESGKFSLSNLFRSSSEKFLYNLGLMKSYS, from the exons atggATTGTTGGTACTCTCCTCTCCCTCTCCATGATGAATTTGAGAAGCTTGTCATTCGAATGAACCCCCCCAG AGTTGCTGTGGATAACATTTCAAGCAGAACAGACACTGTGATAAAG GTTGATAGCGCGAACAAGCGTGGGAGCTTGTTGGAGGTGGTTCAGGTTCTTACTGATATGAATCTCAGTGTTAGAAGAGCTTATATTTCCTCTGATGGAGAATGGTTCATGGATG TTTTTCATGTCACGGATCCAAATGGGAAAAAGTTTATGCAAGATGATGTAGCTGACCGCATTCAACAG TCACTGGGTCCAAGAGCCTCTAGTTTTCGATCCTTGAGAAGGTCTGTTGGGGTTCAAGCTGAAGCAGAACATACAACCATTGAATTAACTGGAAGAGACAGGCCAGGATTGCTCTCGGAAGTGTTTGCTGTTCTTGCAGacctcaaatgcaatgtggtagcAGCAGAAGTCTGGACCCACAATTCAAGAATGGCATCTGTTGTTTACATCACAGATGAGGCGACGGGATTGTCCATCGACGATCCGGATCGCCTTGCCAAGATTAAGCAGCTTCTACTGTATGTGCTGAAAGGAGACATAGATAAGAAGAGCGCCAACACTGCTGTTTCTGTTGGTTCTACTCACAAGGATAGGAGGCTGCATCAATTGATGTACGCTGACCGCGATTATGACGTAGATGATGGGGATTCTGGGTCAACAAGTGACAGGAATAAGCTCCTTGTAACTGTTGATGATTGCATAGATAAGGGATACACTGTTGTGAACTTGAGGTGTCCAGACAGACCAAAGTTACTGTTTGATACCGTGTGTACACTCACAGATATGCAGTATGTTGTGTACCATGGAACTGTCATTGCTGAAGGACCAGAGGCATATCAG GAATATTATATAAGGCATGTGGATGGAAGTCCTATCAGTTCTGAAGCAGAAAGGCAAAGAGTGATTCATTGTTTGGAGGCTGCTATTAGGAGACGAACTTCTGAG GGCATAAAGCTAGAACTATGTGGGGAAGACAGGGTTGGCCTTCTGTCTGATGTAACTCGCATCTTTAGAGAAAATGGTCTTTCAGTCAACCGTGCTGAAGTTACAACCAGGGGCACCCAAGCCATGAATGTTTTCTATGTGACTGATGTATCTGGAAATCCAGTTAATAGTGAAACAATTGAAGCAGTTCGAAAAGAGATTGGCTTGACTATACTGCATGTAAAAGATGATGTCTGCTCAAAACCTCCACcccaagagagtggaaaattcTCTTTGTCTAATCTCTTTCGGTCAAGCTCTGAGAAATTTCTCTACAACTTGGGCCTGATGAAGTCTTATTCTTGA
- the LOC114372394 gene encoding neurofilament medium polypeptide-like has protein sequence MVEPGYHKAPSKVVSIPVHFVGLKCTGTEFATKIQRVLRDFLVRNTLRKIAAMRVELERVTSHFSGVTERIESEVRVKVMKLKREQRERMRLYETIMNLLLKLDFVKVLLHYSGLRECRKSLINKAIALQEFLDQVTILHFEEKEGECVGEENCLVEEEKSSGVETFKSGEGECVGEDNCLVKEEEDDGIETLRNGEVEKEKGRCMEEESIGLGTRLVEEEEGENRCEEQEEEDEEIEALNNEDVEEEDSEGGRGFVGEKYLVKEKDGEGKKRELLLEKMVEDNQKMMEMMVQLFQRNEMQTTLLASLKQRVEPLERALACDKLRRKKKRKDDAKNKQNHPKNGFI, from the exons ATGGTTGAGCCTGGCTACCACAAAGCACCCTCTAAGGTGGTTTCTATCCCTGTTCACTTCGTGGGTTTAAAGTGCACTGGAACCGAATTTGCCACAAAGATCCAGAGGGTGTTGAGAGATTTTCTGGTGAGGAACACCTTGAGGAAGATCGCTGCCATGAGGGTGGAGTTGGAgcgtgtaacatcccatttttc aggtgTCACAGAGCGGATTGAGAGCGAGGTTCGGGTGAAAGTGATGAAATTGAAGAGGGAACAAAGGGAGAGGATGAGGCTCTACGAGACCATCATGAACTTGCTTCTCAAGTTGGATTTTGTTAAGGTGTTGTTACACTACTCTGGCCTCAGAGAGTGCAGAAAGTCTCTCATCAACAAAGCTATTGCCCTTCAAGAATTTCTTGATCAAGTGACTATTCTCCATTTTGAAGAGAAGGAGGGTGAGTGTGTGGGAGAAGAGAATTGTTTGGTGGAGGAAGAGAAAAGTAGTGGAGTGGAAACTTTCAAGAGTGGGGAGGGTGAATGTGTTGGAGAAGATAATTGTTTGGttaaggaagaggaagatgatgGAATAGAAACTTTGAGGAATGGGGAGGTAGAAAAGGAGAAGGGTAGGTGCATGGAAGAAGAAAGTATTGGGTTGGGAACAAGATtggtagaggaagaggagggtGAAAATAGATGTGAGGAgcaagaggaagaagatgaggaaATTGAAGCTTTGAATAATGAAGACGTGGAAGAGGAGGATAGTGAGGGAGGAAGGGGTTTTGTTGGGGAGAAATATTTGGTGAAAGAGAAGGAtggagaaggaaagaagaggGAGTTGTTGTTGgagaagatggtggaggatAACCAgaagatgatggagatgatggtgcAACTCTTTCAGAGGAATGAGATGCAGACTACACTTCTTGCATCTCTCAAACAAAGGGTGGAGCCGCTTGAGAGAGCCTTGGCTTGTGACAAGTTgaggaggaaaaaaaagagaaaggatgatgccaaaaataaacaaaatcatcCTAAAAATGGCTTTATCTAA